One part of the Candidatus Bathyarchaeia archaeon genome encodes these proteins:
- a CDS encoding DUF2116 family Zn-ribbon domain-containing protein yields MVKEKQVFQPQPYRHKHCLICGLPIPVNKTFCGVECEEKNRRLEKRKNYTMIITMIMFPVLLLLMLLFSKPR; encoded by the coding sequence ATGGTTAAGGAAAAGCAGGTGTTTCAACCTCAACCATACAGGCATAAGCATTGCTTGATATGCGGCTTACCGATACCGGTGAATAAAACCTTCTGTGGCGTAGAATGCGAGGAAAAAAACCGGAGACTTGAGAAGAGAAAAAACTATACCATGATCATTACCATGATTATGTTTCCAGTTCTACTACTCCTTATGCTATTGTTCTCAAAACCAAGATAA
- a CDS encoding DUF1512 domain-containing protein, with protein sequence MFFSLNQSVLIAMLPSLNTALQLPFQPEQSSLTSILSLLMYLSFILFIFFGQKIQLRMMLWEIDGVIKRLSLMRNRARELSLETIKRIGKPKDDPSPTLDTLLEQFIIQPVDLDPAGIVWKLDHILDVRESRFKDEIRLIAPEASEPELNNLENLVEATLALNTIYRVLRHYYLLGKKTSSYYIVLQLQMLLPLVMQEAEAMVEATKAFSQGQPIGDGIGPLVAAKLMMGLEKRPMEKDMVASETTLEGRKLIVLKAEGPGGNVGKPGDAIRRLLEESNGDVSMVIMVDAALKFEGEKSGDISEGVGAAIGGIGTERFKIEEEVKKFNIPIYAIIVKESIQEAITPMKKAIADSVDQVIQRVKRLTQQRTKPGDTIILAGIGNTIGIGQ encoded by the coding sequence ATGTTCTTCTCCCTGAATCAAAGTGTGCTGATCGCCATGTTACCAAGCTTAAATACGGCTTTGCAGTTACCGTTTCAGCCTGAGCAGTCCTCGCTTACCAGCATCCTATCCCTTTTAATGTATCTTTCATTCATTCTATTCATATTTTTCGGACAGAAAATCCAGTTGAGAATGATGCTCTGGGAAATCGACGGCGTCATCAAAAGACTTAGCTTGATGAGAAATAGGGCTAGGGAATTATCGTTAGAGACGATTAAAAGGATTGGAAAGCCTAAAGACGACCCCTCGCCTACGCTAGACACATTACTGGAGCAATTCATTATCCAGCCTGTCGACCTCGACCCCGCAGGCATCGTGTGGAAACTGGATCACATCCTAGATGTTCGAGAAAGCAGGTTTAAAGACGAAATCCGATTGATCGCCCCTGAGGCAAGTGAGCCTGAGCTTAACAACCTAGAAAACCTAGTGGAGGCGACACTGGCTCTAAACACCATCTACCGGGTGTTAAGACACTATTACCTGCTCGGAAAGAAAACCTCCAGCTACTATATTGTTCTTCAACTTCAAATGCTGTTGCCCCTTGTGATGCAGGAGGCGGAGGCCATGGTCGAGGCTACAAAGGCTTTCTCCCAGGGACAACCCATCGGCGATGGGATAGGCCCCTTAGTAGCCGCTAAGCTGATGATGGGATTGGAGAAGCGTCCTATGGAGAAGGATATGGTGGCCAGTGAAACCACCCTGGAAGGACGGAAGTTGATAGTTTTAAAAGCTGAGGGACCTGGGGGAAACGTGGGAAAGCCTGGAGACGCCATCAGACGGCTGTTAGAGGAAAGCAATGGTGATGTATCCATGGTGATCATGGTGGACGCGGCATTAAAGTTTGAGGGTGAGAAAAGCGGGGACATTTCAGAGGGCGTCGGCGCGGCCATAGGAGGAATTGGAACAGAGAGATTTAAGATCGAGGAGGAGGTGAAGAAGTTCAACATTCCCATCTACGCGATCATCGTGAAGGAAAGCATACAGGAGGCCATCACGCCGATGAAAAAGGCGATCGCTGACTCTGTTGATCAGGTTATTCAAAGGGTTAAGAGGCTTACTCAGCAGAGGACTAAGCCAGGCGACACTATCATCCTAGCTGGGATAGGGAATACTATAGGAATAGGCCAGTAG
- the map gene encoding type II methionyl aminopeptidase — protein sequence MGFEGEEEYREAGRIASEVRRMVRDLVRPGRRILEVCEEVEASIMELGGLPAFPCNVCVNEVAAHYTSSPRDESKIPEGGLVKVDLGVCVEGYIADTAVTLAFDESYAPMVSASMKGLEAALNFLRPGISLGDVGARIEKAIKNYGFKPIRNLTGHKMERFMLHAGKSVPNVYSGVGLKVLEGEVYAVEPFVTTLDGAGIVVEGHGVYIYRYVKEKGLKEEKDRLLIRMIRENYKTMPFALRWISRLKERPELLSRFPSLVDRGYVAGYPVLIEEFGKPVAQSEHTVLITGQGCIVLTA from the coding sequence ATGGGCTTCGAAGGAGAAGAAGAATACAGGGAAGCGGGTAGGATAGCGTCTGAAGTTAGGAGAATGGTGCGAGACCTCGTAAGGCCTGGTAGGAGGATACTGGAGGTCTGCGAAGAAGTGGAAGCCAGTATCATGGAGCTTGGAGGCCTGCCAGCCTTCCCTTGCAATGTATGCGTAAACGAGGTGGCAGCTCATTACACCTCAAGTCCAAGGGATGAGTCTAAGATCCCCGAGGGTGGGTTAGTGAAGGTTGACCTAGGCGTATGTGTTGAGGGCTATATCGCGGATACGGCTGTGACCCTCGCCTTCGACGAATCCTATGCGCCCATGGTATCGGCTTCGATGAAAGGTTTAGAGGCTGCTTTAAATTTTTTGAGGCCTGGGATATCCCTTGGGGATGTTGGCGCGAGGATCGAGAAAGCCATCAAGAACTATGGGTTTAAGCCAATCCGTAACCTTACAGGACATAAAATGGAGAGATTTATGCTTCATGCAGGCAAATCCGTGCCTAACGTGTACTCCGGCGTGGGGCTAAAGGTTTTGGAGGGGGAGGTATACGCTGTTGAGCCGTTTGTCACCACATTAGACGGAGCGGGCATCGTGGTTGAGGGACACGGTGTTTACATATATAGGTATGTGAAGGAGAAGGGGTTAAAGGAGGAGAAGGATAGATTGCTGATCAGAATGATCCGTGAGAATTATAAGACGATGCCCTTCGCTTTGAGGTGGATTAGCAGGCTTAAGGAGAGGCCTGAACTATTGAGTCGTTTTCCAAGCTTAGTGGACAGGGGATATGTAGCCGGTTACCCTGTTTTAATAGAGGAGTTCGGCAAGCCTGTGGCGCAATCTGAACACACAGTGCTCATAACCGGTCAAGGCTGCATAGTGTTAACTGCTTAA
- a CDS encoding tryptophan--tRNA ligase yields the protein MEDDEMTVTPWEVLGEIDYEKLIERFGTERITDALISRIAKLAGENHFHLRRRVFFSHRDLDWILDMYEKGFKFVLYTGRGPSGDTHIGHVVPWVFTKFLQEKFDAKLYFQLTDDEKFLINPTLTGRRALELTYDNALDVIAMGFNREKTLIISNMKHAGLMYNIALRVAKHVTGSTAKAVFGFNDSSNVGIQFFPAIQAAPCFIESILQGYNVPCLIPAAIDQDPYWRITRDVAPKLGFYKPAQIHSRFLPGLGKGGKMSSSMPETCVFLTDSPELAEKKIMNAFTGGRATVEEQKKLGGDPSICSVYHYETLLFEPEDRKLMAIEEDCKQGRLMCGEHKEMLSEKVARFLLEHQRRRERAKDVVESFFLNSEEVLNRLLFERDI from the coding sequence TTGGAAGATGACGAAATGACCGTCACCCCATGGGAGGTTCTAGGGGAAATTGACTATGAAAAGTTGATAGAGCGTTTCGGTACTGAACGGATAACTGATGCTTTGATAAGCAGGATCGCTAAGCTCGCTGGTGAAAATCACTTCCATTTAAGGAGGAGGGTTTTCTTTTCGCATAGGGATTTGGACTGGATCTTGGACATGTATGAGAAAGGTTTTAAATTTGTCCTATACACGGGGAGGGGTCCTTCAGGAGACACCCATATAGGCCATGTGGTGCCTTGGGTTTTCACGAAATTTCTCCAGGAAAAGTTTGACGCCAAACTGTATTTTCAGCTCACGGATGACGAAAAATTTCTTATAAACCCTACCCTGACGGGAAGGAGGGCTCTGGAGCTCACATACGATAACGCGTTGGACGTTATAGCGATGGGATTCAACCGAGAGAAGACGCTCATTATCTCGAACATGAAGCACGCTGGCCTAATGTATAACATTGCTCTCAGGGTTGCGAAACATGTGACGGGCTCGACCGCTAAGGCCGTCTTCGGCTTCAACGACAGCTCCAACGTTGGGATACAGTTTTTCCCTGCCATACAAGCAGCTCCATGTTTCATAGAATCCATTCTACAAGGCTATAATGTGCCATGTTTAATCCCAGCGGCGATCGATCAAGACCCCTATTGGAGGATTACCCGGGATGTAGCTCCAAAGCTTGGGTTCTACAAGCCGGCTCAGATTCACTCCAGATTCCTTCCAGGACTGGGTAAAGGAGGAAAGATGTCCTCTTCGATGCCTGAAACATGCGTTTTCCTCACGGATTCACCCGAGTTGGCTGAAAAGAAAATCATGAACGCCTTCACCGGCGGTAGGGCTACTGTGGAGGAGCAGAAAAAGCTGGGAGGAGACCCATCGATTTGCAGCGTTTACCATTATGAAACCCTGCTCTTCGAGCCTGAAGACCGCAAGCTAATGGCCATAGAGGAGGACTGTAAACAGGGGAGACTAATGTGCGGAGAGCATAAGGAGATGCTTTCTGAGAAAGTAGCTAGGTTTCTGCTGGAGCATCAGAGGAGGAGGGAGAGGGCTAAGGACGTGGTCGAAAGCTTCTTCCTGAACTCTGAAGAGGTGCTAAACCGCCTTCTCTTTGAGCGGGATATTTAA
- a CDS encoding phenylalanine--tRNA ligase subunit alpha, protein MNATEDELRLLNALAERGGKGLLTEMVVTTGLNHAAAMRAALNLSQKGCLKLEKLLFTVFRLTEEGRQYAEDGLPERRVVETVSRLGGKAPLKEVAELVGVDERLIPAVLGWVKRKRIGAIEKIGGEIYVESVGVSEEDKDQTMLIVLKTRGQLFEKDLSPGEIQIIENLKKRNLVLEERKTDWALTLTRQGFNAARGMVETVGEQTQLTPEDIATGRWMKIKLKKYNIQAPVTLTWPGKKHPYTQFLEEVRYRMLALGFKEMEGPIVELMFFNCDALFMPQDHPAREIHDIFFVKEPREGDLKGLEDVLENVKKTHENGWVTGSKGWGYGFSIQQSKRMVLRSHGTAISARTLVSPKLEIPGKYFSIARCYRPEVTDRTHLTEFNQVEGIVVDEGLTLRDLLGVLERFALEIAGADKVRFKPDYFPFTEPSVELQAYKEGYGWMEFGGSGIFRPELTKPLGVECPVIAWGLGVDRLYMMKHNLDDIREIFTRNISWLRGKAVM, encoded by the coding sequence ATGAACGCGACCGAAGACGAGTTAAGACTCCTTAACGCGCTAGCTGAGCGAGGTGGAAAAGGGCTTCTCACCGAGATGGTTGTGACAACTGGGTTGAACCATGCCGCCGCCATGAGAGCTGCGTTAAACCTTTCGCAGAAGGGTTGCCTAAAGCTTGAGAAGTTACTCTTCACCGTCTTCAGGCTTACCGAGGAAGGCAGACAATACGCGGAGGATGGGCTTCCAGAGCGCAGAGTAGTTGAAACCGTGTCGAGGCTAGGGGGGAAGGCCCCTTTAAAAGAAGTCGCCGAACTCGTTGGGGTTGATGAAAGGCTAATACCTGCCGTGTTAGGTTGGGTGAAAAGAAAACGGATAGGCGCGATAGAGAAGATAGGCGGAGAAATATACGTGGAGTCGGTTGGCGTCTCTGAGGAGGATAAGGACCAAACGATGTTAATTGTCCTTAAGACCAGAGGACAATTATTTGAGAAGGATTTAAGCCCTGGAGAAATCCAGATAATCGAAAATTTAAAGAAAAGGAACCTTGTTTTAGAGGAGCGGAAAACTGACTGGGCCTTAACCCTTACTCGACAGGGGTTCAACGCGGCTAGAGGTATGGTTGAAACAGTAGGGGAGCAAACCCAGCTGACCCCCGAGGACATCGCGACTGGACGATGGATGAAAATAAAGTTGAAGAAATATAACATACAAGCTCCTGTCACCTTAACATGGCCCGGCAAGAAGCATCCTTACACCCAGTTTCTGGAGGAAGTTAGATACAGGATGCTGGCCTTGGGTTTTAAAGAAATGGAGGGCCCGATCGTCGAGCTCATGTTCTTCAACTGCGACGCCCTATTCATGCCCCAGGACCATCCAGCCAGAGAGATCCATGACATCTTCTTCGTCAAAGAGCCCAGGGAAGGAGATTTAAAAGGGCTTGAAGATGTCCTTGAAAACGTGAAGAAAACCCATGAAAACGGATGGGTAACGGGCTCTAAAGGGTGGGGATACGGTTTCTCCATACAACAATCTAAAAGAATGGTCCTGAGAAGCCATGGAACCGCCATAAGCGCTAGAACATTGGTAAGCCCAAAGCTGGAAATTCCCGGAAAATACTTCTCCATAGCCAGATGTTATCGACCCGAGGTTACAGACAGAACACATTTAACCGAGTTCAACCAAGTTGAGGGGATCGTTGTAGATGAGGGGCTAACCCTAAGAGACCTTTTAGGGGTCTTGGAAAGGTTCGCTTTAGAAATCGCCGGAGCCGACAAGGTGAGGTTTAAGCCAGATTACTTCCCATTCACCGAGCCCAGCGTCGAGCTGCAAGCCTATAAGGAGGGGTATGGGTGGATGGAGTTCGGCGGCTCTGGCATATTTCGTCCCGAGTTGACCAAACCCCTAGGTGTCGAATGCCCTGTGATCGCTTGGGGACTGGGAGTGGATAGGCTGTATATGATGAAGCATAACCTAGATGACATAAGGGAGATTTTCACCAGAAACATTTCATGGCTTAGGGGCAAAGCGGTGATGTAA